The genomic DNA CCCAAGGAGGATTTTTTTCTTCTGCTCTTTATTTCCCCGATATTCCCGCAGACACAATAAACTTCATCACTTCTTCCACGTTGGCGTCTACAATTTCCACATCTTCCTTCGGAATCAACAGGGTGAACCCGGCCCATTGCATCGACTGAAGGATATAAACCGCTACATGGTTGGAAGCAAAGTCTCCCAACTTGGACACTTCTTCAGCCGTAAGAAAACCCAGAAGTTTTGAATTGGTTCCGGGAATTCTTACCAGGACGACTTTGGAGAAGGAACGCTTTTCACCGAAAAAAGAGTTGACGGTATCCTTTATGACCCCATAAAGGGTTCTGATCAGCGGGAGGCGGTGAAACAATTGATCTATGAGTTGAAACAACCTTTTTCCCAACCATCCGGATGCCAAAAAGCCGACCAAGGTTATTCCTGCCAAGGTAAGGATGAGTCCAAGCCCGGGAAAGTAAAAGGGCAAATCTCGCATATATTTTCCCAGGAGATTATCCAACGTTGTAAAAAGCAGACTGATAATATAAACAGTAAGCCCCACTGGGGCCAGGGTAGCAATTCCCACCAAAAACCACTTTGCCAATCGATTCATAAAAATCTCCTTTCACTTTTACAATTTAAAACGAACCACTGATGTATTCAATTCACACGTCTATATATACGGTCATTCCTTCTCCTGGATTCAAATGATAATCAAAAAAATCTAAATATGAAACCTTTTTTCTCTTTTTTTCGTCTATAATAGAGTATGAGAAAAAAATGGTAGATTCATACAGTAAAAGTTAAATGAGGGAGGTTAAACCTTTGGGTGGAGAGATTATGATTCAACAGGTATCCCATTCATTCATGATGGGGAAGATAGAAGTTCCTGTACTTCATCAGATATCCCTCTCCATAAAAAGAGGAGAGCTGGTTTCCCTTTGCGGGACATCAGGTTCCGGAAAATCTACCCTGCTCAACCTTATGGCAGGATTAATGAAACCAACGAGCGGAGAGGTGATCGTAAACGGGGAAATCATATCCAGGATGACGGAGAACCAGCTTTGTCTCTTCCGCCGCAAATACATGGGTTTCATCTTTCAATCTTATCACCTGTTGCCCAATTTGACCGCATTGGAAAATGTAGAATTGCCCTTGGTTTTTTCCGGGGAATCTCCTAAAACTCGAAGAAAGAAAGCGACTGAAATCCTGGAAAGGGTAGGGTTGGGGGATCGCATGAAACATAAGCCCAATGAACTGAGTGGAGGGCAACAGCAGCGGGTCAGTATTGCCAGAGCCCTGATCAATCAGCCTGCCATTGTCCTGGCAGATGAACCTACGGGGAATCTGGACAGTGGCACGGAAGCAGAGATTTTATCCATGTTAAAACAGATGAATCAGGAATTGGGCTCTACATTTGTCATTGTCACCCATGATGAGGCCGTGGCTGCCCAATCCCATCGAACGATTTATCTCAGGGATGGGAAGATTGCAAGATCACTTAGGGAACCCATCGTGAAGCCAGATCATAACCCGTCTCCCCTAAGAGACTCACCTGAACCCCAGAGGGAGTCAACGGTTGACGAAAAATTGACAGTTTCTGCTGAAACCCGGGAGGTGGATAGATGAGAAGCTTGGATTCCTTACGTCTGGTATGGCGAAATTTGTGGAGAATGAAACTGAGAACCTTCTTAACGTCAATTGGGGTAGCCATAGGGACTGCTGCCATCGTGGCCATGATTTCATTGGGGTTGGGCTTAAAGGCTAATGCGGTGAAGAGCTTTGAGAATTTTGCCAACATCACCGAGCTAAATGTGATGCCCGCTTATCCGGAAATGGGTGGACCTGGAGGTTCGGCTCCCTTTGGTCCCGGGGACATGAAGCAGTTGACCCAAAAAACCGTCCAAGAATTAAAGGCAATTCCAGGGGTGGAAGCGGTGATGGCGGTGAATCGTCTGAGGGGACAATCCAATATCAGCTTTGGCAGAAAGGAAGGTTTTGTGAATCTGGTTGGCGTAGAAGTGGCAGAAGCTGCACGATTTGATCAAAAAGTAGAAAAGGGCACCTATTTGACAGGAAAGAAGAATGAAATTGTGATTTCTGCTGATATCCCGCAAAATTTGCGCGATTTGGAGCAGGAGAGAAGACAGGCTAGAAAAAGCAGGAGGGGCACAGGAGGAAGTTCCGAGTTCTCTGGAGCAAATGGTCCCAGTTATGGCCCTGTTTATGAGGGTCGATTCCCGGGTTCTGTGAATCAAAATCGTCCTTCCGTTGAGTTGGTCAATAAAACAGTGACCCTTGTCTTAACCCGCTATGCCGGGGAGAATCAAATTGAAAAAAAAGAAATCAAAGTAAGGGTCGTTGGCCAGCTTGCTGAAGGACAGCGGGAATGGGGGGCTGCTTATGCACCCATTGAGCTGGTCAATGAATTAAATCAATGGTTAGAGCGGTCGGGAAGCAGGGGAAAGGGCGTATACGGAGAAAACCGCCGGGGGAGTAGCAAAATCAATGGGCCCGACTATGAACAGATCACCGTAAAAGTGGCCTCCAGGGAACAGGTGGAGCAGGTGGTTCAGCGGATTAAGGAAATTGGCTACAACACTTGGTCCCCCACGGAGCAGTTAAAAGAGATTAACCGTTTCTTCTTGGTGGTAGAACTCATTCTGGGCGGGGTTGCTGCCATCTCGCTGCTCGTGGCTTCCATCGGCATCACCAATACGATGATCATGTCCATTCTGGAAAGAACCCGGGAAATCGGGGTGATGAAAGTGATTGGAGCGACGGTATATAATATCCGATGGTTGTTCCTGTTGGAATCGGGGAGTATTGGCTTTTTTGGTGGTGTGATAGGCCTCCTTGCAGGAATGGGTATTGGCAAAGTAGCCAATATGATAGCGGCCAGTCAGCCGGATTTTCGCATGTTTGGAGATGAGATGACACAGATTGCGGTGATGCCCCTGTGGTTGATCCTCTCCGCAGTTGGATTTGCCACCTTTGTAGGGGTGATATCGGGATTGTTTCCGGCGATTCGGGCTTCCCGTTTAAGTCCGATTCAAGCGATTCGAACGGAGTAAATCACTCACCGTTTGAAGTTTTATCTCCATTTTTCAAGTCAGAATCCTCCAATAGACGGAACTAAAGAATTCACTAAGGTCCGTTCTTTAGACTTGAAGCGGACTTGAACAACTTCTTTGAAAGAACTTGACTAGCGGACTTGTGAATCTTTAGTTCTGCTCTATCGTTTGAAGATCATAAACGATTTAGTGGGAGTGTTAGAAACACACCGAAGATAAAATGGGACAGGTGAAACCTATGAAAAAAAGATGGATCATTATTTTCATTCTGCTGGTCGTGATTGCAGTTGTATGGGGAGTGTGGAAATGGAAGATTAGCAAACCCGTTGATGGCGTTATGACGGAAGGTCCAGCTGACTTTCCGCCCATGCCGACGGTAGTGGTGGATAAGGGGGATGTGGTGAAGTCTATCTACACCACTGGAGTGATCGAAGCGGAAGCCCAAAAAGAAGTATATCCTGAAGTGAACGCAACGGTGAAAAAAGTGTTTGTGCAAAAGGGGGCACAGGTAAACGAGGGAGACCTTCTTTTCGTGATGGATGATACTGAAGCATACCTTCAGTACATGCAGACAGAGCTGGAATGGAGGAAGCAATACCGTTCCTGGTCTGAATGGCAGGGATATGCCTCAGAAATCATCAGCCCATATGAGGGCAGAGTAAAAGAGATAAAAATATCCCAAGGGGACCAAGTGGAAGAAAGAACAACGGTGATGACGTTGACCCAACCTGATGATTTGGTGGTTACGGTCCCCTTTCGCAAAAATGATATAGCGTATATTAAAGAAGGCGAAAATGTAACGGTTTTCTTGGTGGATTTTCTTTCATATACCGAAGGAAGGGTTAAAAAGGTGGACCGCAAAGGGAGAAGTGCCGTGGGGGGAGGAATCCTCTATGATGTCACCGTCACCGTCAAGAATTTGGGTGCTTTATACCCAGGAGTAAAGGCATCTGTTGAAAAGAAACTTCCTTCGGGGACAGTCATACAAGGCGTGGAAAGGGGTGAACTGGCACAGGATGAAGAGGTTCAGGTAGAAGCCAAAACGGTAGGAACGATTTCCCAAATCAAGGTGGCCGAGGGGGATTATATTCGCCCCGGACAAGTCATCGCTTTGCTGGATATGGAAAAGCGGGATCTGGATCGGGTAAGTCAGGAAATTACATTAAAACAAACCCAGATCCAGTTGGAACAGCAAAAAAATGCATTAAAAAAATATCAAGTGACTGCTCCTATCAGTGGACGGGTGGTGGAAGTGAATGTATCACCGGGCCAAACCCCTGAAAGTGGAAAACCTGCGGTGGTGATTATAAACGATAGTGCCCTCTATATGAAGGCTAGTGTGGACGAGGTGGATATCCCCTATGTATCCAAAGGACAAAAGGTGGATGTGTATGTCACCGCCTTTGGAGATGAAAAGTTTACTGGAGAAGTGGTGGAAGTCTCTGAAGTGGGAAAGGCAGAGGGAAATAGTGTGTCATTTCCGGTAAAAATTAAGGTGGAAAGCTCAGAGAAGCTAAAGCCGGGAATGACCGGCGATGCGGATATTCTGATCCGTCGGGCTGAACAGGTGCTGCGTCTTCCATATAATGCGGTAAATGTTTTGGGTAATGGAAGGGGTTCGGTGATGATTCCCGGGAAACCAGGAGAACCGCCAACACCGAAGGAAGTGGAAATTGGAGTGGAAGGTCAGGATTTCATAGAAATTAGGTCTGGTCTTCAACTCGGTGATGGAGTGATTCTCACGTATTAGTCTATATTAGAATCAAGAAGATGGCAGATTATATCCGCCATCTTTTTTAAATGGGTCTAAAGTCCTATTTGGACAATGGATAGAATGGGAAACCCTTCCTAGCTCTTTCCTTGAAAAACTATGGTAATATAGGAAAAAAGAGCGATTTTGTGCTTAACCCGCTGTACTGACTCCACCTTTGGAATGCCCAGATGTTTTTGAGGGCTCCGTTCTTTAGACATGAAGCGGATTCTATAGTTCACCGCTATAGTTTTGGAAGTTCAGGCAAATTTTTAAGATGAGATGTTCTGGGGATGAGGGGGAAGAACAATTGTTGCAGGAACAAATCGATACGGCCATCCTGGAGAAGGTGATAAAAAAGACGATACATACCGTAGAAAAGAGTAAGGAACAGATTTTTGACATTGCTGAATCTGCCAGAGAAGAAGCCAATAATCTTTTACAAGAAATTGAACAGGTAAAAAAGGAAGTTTCTGAAATCATAGAACAGGCGGATCAATTGGAAAAAAGATGGCGGAATGCCAGGGTCAGGTTAAGTGAGGTCAGCCGCCATTTCAGCCGATTCAGCGAGGAAGACATTCGAAAAGCATATGAAACAGCCCAGCAGATCCAGGTTAACCTTATTCTGACCAGGGAGAGGGAAAGCAATCTAAGAAAGAAAAGGGATGAACTGGAGCTTCGATTGCGAAATATTGAAAAAACCATCGAACGTGCCGAAAATCTGATGACGCAAATCGGCGTAGTCCTTGATTATCTGACTGGGGATATCAGCAAAATTACCCGTGTCCTAGAGACAGCCCAACATCGTCAACAGTTGGGACTTCAGGTGATACAGGCCCAGGAAGAGGAACGAAAGCGAGTAGCCAGGGACATCCATGACGGCCCTGCCCAATCCATGGCGAATGTGGTATTGCGGTCCGAAATCGTAGAACGGTTGTTAAGTCAAGGAAATTTAGATGCGGTCAGACAGGAATTAAAAGAACTGAAGGAAATGGTTCGAAACAGCTTAGCCGATGTCCGAAAAATTATATTTGATCTAAGACCGATGGCCTTGGATGACCTGGGACTCGTACCTACATTAAAGAAATTTATACAGGATTATGAAACCAGATACCGTATGGAAACAGAATTTGTGGTTTTTGGAAGAGAGAAAAAGCTGCCCACTTCCATGGAAGTGGCTGTTTTCCGGTTGATCCAGGAATGCTTAAATAATGCAGCGAAACATGCGAAAGCCAGGATGGTGCAGGTGAAATTAGAGTATGCCAAGGATATGATCCACGTCATCGTAAAGGATGATGGAGTTGGTTTTGCCGCCCCTGAGAAAGGGGCCAGGCCTCAGTTTGGCATTATGGGGATGAGGGAGAGAACCCACTTGCTGGAAGGGGAAATGGAAATTACCTCGGAAATCAATCGTGGGACCAAGGTGTATTTTACCATCCCATTCAAATATGAAAAGGAAGAATAAGGAATGGAACTAAAGGTG from Microaerobacter geothermalis includes the following:
- a CDS encoding ABC transporter ATP-binding protein, which gives rise to MIQQVSHSFMMGKIEVPVLHQISLSIKRGELVSLCGTSGSGKSTLLNLMAGLMKPTSGEVIVNGEIISRMTENQLCLFRRKYMGFIFQSYHLLPNLTALENVELPLVFSGESPKTRRKKATEILERVGLGDRMKHKPNELSGGQQQRVSIARALINQPAIVLADEPTGNLDSGTEAEILSMLKQMNQELGSTFVIVTHDEAVAAQSHRTIYLRDGKIARSLREPIVKPDHNPSPLRDSPEPQRESTVDEKLTVSAETREVDR
- a CDS encoding ABC transporter permease, whose amino-acid sequence is MRSLDSLRLVWRNLWRMKLRTFLTSIGVAIGTAAIVAMISLGLGLKANAVKSFENFANITELNVMPAYPEMGGPGGSAPFGPGDMKQLTQKTVQELKAIPGVEAVMAVNRLRGQSNISFGRKEGFVNLVGVEVAEAARFDQKVEKGTYLTGKKNEIVISADIPQNLRDLEQERRQARKSRRGTGGSSEFSGANGPSYGPVYEGRFPGSVNQNRPSVELVNKTVTLVLTRYAGENQIEKKEIKVRVVGQLAEGQREWGAAYAPIELVNELNQWLERSGSRGKGVYGENRRGSSKINGPDYEQITVKVASREQVEQVVQRIKEIGYNTWSPTEQLKEINRFFLVVELILGGVAAISLLVASIGITNTMIMSILERTREIGVMKVIGATVYNIRWLFLLESGSIGFFGGVIGLLAGMGIGKVANMIAASQPDFRMFGDEMTQIAVMPLWLILSAVGFATFVGVISGLFPAIRASRLSPIQAIRTE
- a CDS encoding sensor histidine kinase yields the protein MQEQIDTAILEKVIKKTIHTVEKSKEQIFDIAESAREEANNLLQEIEQVKKEVSEIIEQADQLEKRWRNARVRLSEVSRHFSRFSEEDIRKAYETAQQIQVNLILTRERESNLRKKRDELELRLRNIEKTIERAENLMTQIGVVLDYLTGDISKITRVLETAQHRQQLGLQVIQAQEEERKRVARDIHDGPAQSMANVVLRSEIVERLLSQGNLDAVRQELKELKEMVRNSLADVRKIIFDLRPMALDDLGLVPTLKKFIQDYETRYRMETEFVVFGREKKLPTSMEVAVFRLIQECLNNAAKHAKARMVQVKLEYAKDMIHVIVKDDGVGFAAPEKGARPQFGIMGMRERTHLLEGEMEITSEINRGTKVYFTIPFKYEKEE
- a CDS encoding HlyD family efflux transporter periplasmic adaptor subunit, which produces MKKRWIIIFILLVVIAVVWGVWKWKISKPVDGVMTEGPADFPPMPTVVVDKGDVVKSIYTTGVIEAEAQKEVYPEVNATVKKVFVQKGAQVNEGDLLFVMDDTEAYLQYMQTELEWRKQYRSWSEWQGYASEIISPYEGRVKEIKISQGDQVEERTTVMTLTQPDDLVVTVPFRKNDIAYIKEGENVTVFLVDFLSYTEGRVKKVDRKGRSAVGGGILYDVTVTVKNLGALYPGVKASVEKKLPSGTVIQGVERGELAQDEEVQVEAKTVGTISQIKVAEGDYIRPGQVIALLDMEKRDLDRVSQEITLKQTQIQLEQQKNALKKYQVTAPISGRVVEVNVSPGQTPESGKPAVVIINDSALYMKASVDEVDIPYVSKGQKVDVYVTAFGDEKFTGEVVEVSEVGKAEGNSVSFPVKIKVESSEKLKPGMTGDADILIRRAEQVLRLPYNAVNVLGNGRGSVMIPGKPGEPPTPKEVEIGVEGQDFIEIRSGLQLGDGVILTY
- a CDS encoding DUF502 domain-containing protein — encoded protein: MNRLAKWFLVGIATLAPVGLTVYIISLLFTTLDNLLGKYMRDLPFYFPGLGLILTLAGITLVGFLASGWLGKRLFQLIDQLFHRLPLIRTLYGVIKDTVNSFFGEKRSFSKVVLVRIPGTNSKLLGFLTAEEVSKLGDFASNHVAVYILQSMQWAGFTLLIPKEDVEIVDANVEEVMKFIVSAGISGK